From one Meles meles chromosome 18, mMelMel3.1 paternal haplotype, whole genome shotgun sequence genomic stretch:
- the LOC123929909 gene encoding 60S acidic ribosomal protein P1-like — MASVLELACIYLALILHDDEVTVPEDEINALIKAAGVNVEPSWPGLFAKALANVNIGSLICNGGAGGPAPAAGAAAAGRPAPSTTAAPAEEEKVEAKKEESEESDDDMGFGLFD; from the coding sequence ATGGCCTCGGTCTTGGAGCTCGCCTGCATCTACTTGGCCCTCATCTTGCACGACGATGAGGTGACGGTCCCGGAGGATGAAATCAATGCCCTCATTAAAGCAGCGGGTGTGAATGTTGAACCCTCCTGGCCCGGCTTGTTTGCAAAGGCCCTGGCCAACGTCAACATTGGGAGCCTCATCTGCAATGGAGGAGCTGGTGGACCTGCCCCCGCAGCGGGTGCTGCAGCAGCAGGACGTCCCGCTCCTTCCACCACTGCTGCCCCAGCTGAGGAGGAGAAAgtggaagcaaagaaagaagaatctgAGGAGTCTGATGATGACATGGGCTTTGGTCTTTTTGACTAA